One window of Deltaproteobacteria bacterium genomic DNA carries:
- a CDS encoding glycosyltransferase family 4 protein — MNLSYITRDFWAGAEETNVPRALAEAFVQRGHHVTVFSPKPDLRHGVHFGSENGIHTYGIPLERRFPALYLLDKALKPHAEERKFASDLWSLSRFLRSHQDVDVHLVDDPYPYGILMSLAARRYPSKWMLSLHSHWGLDTVEYPYKRQRSRFVLGCIRKAFRSATIIRANSFLAADRILKQSTKVAGIVVVPVNLGYTPSFSENEILQRKQRLQSELRKRFFFSEDRLIVSACRLDPVKGLDVFIRAAARVRQEYGEDVRFIIAGKSRHISGLGEYGDYLQRLTTDLGMADKITFTGHFPNQDMQTLLAGANINVVASYIDMLNMVVPEAGCVLTPSVVTRNSGISHWVEKYRSGIVVPTNAPEDLARAVMEILSDPAKERAMGRAALLLAENFTPDAVAQKIEQLLRQTLEVRRQHP, encoded by the coding sequence ATGAACCTCAGTTATATCACCCGGGATTTCTGGGCCGGCGCCGAAGAAACGAATGTACCAAGGGCCTTAGCGGAGGCGTTTGTCCAAAGGGGCCATCATGTGACCGTATTTTCTCCAAAGCCTGATCTTCGGCATGGTGTCCATTTCGGTTCGGAAAACGGGATCCATACCTACGGAATACCACTGGAAAGGCGTTTCCCTGCCTTATACCTTTTGGACAAGGCGCTCAAGCCTCACGCCGAAGAAAGAAAATTCGCCTCCGATCTATGGTCGCTGTCTCGTTTTCTGCGCTCTCATCAAGATGTGGACGTGCATTTGGTGGACGATCCTTACCCGTATGGAATCCTGATGTCGCTGGCGGCCCGGCGATATCCCTCCAAGTGGATGCTGTCTCTTCATTCTCATTGGGGATTGGATACTGTCGAGTATCCGTATAAAAGACAGCGGTCTCGTTTCGTTCTCGGATGCATACGAAAAGCGTTCCGAAGCGCCACGATCATACGAGCCAATTCCTTCCTGGCCGCCGACCGGATCTTGAAGCAGTCGACCAAAGTCGCCGGGATAGTAGTCGTGCCCGTAAATTTGGGGTACACGCCGTCGTTTTCAGAGAACGAGATTCTTCAACGGAAACAGAGGCTGCAGTCCGAACTGAGGAAGCGGTTTTTCTTTTCGGAAGACAGATTGATCGTGTCCGCCTGCCGCCTGGATCCGGTGAAGGGTCTCGACGTGTTCATCAGGGCGGCCGCCCGTGTTCGACAGGAGTATGGAGAAGACGTACGATTCATCATTGCGGGCAAATCCCGTCACATTTCCGGATTGGGGGAGTACGGAGACTATCTTCAGCGTTTGACGACGGATCTCGGTATGGCCGACAAAATCACCTTCACCGGTCACTTCCCCAATCAAGACATGCAAACGTTGCTCGCCGGCGCCAACATCAACGTGGTCGCGTCCTACATCGACATGCTGAACATGGTCGTTCCCGAGGCCGGATGCGTGCTTACTCCCAGCGTGGTTACCCGTAACTCGGGTATCTCCCACTGGGTCGAGAAATACCGATCCGGCATCGTAGTCCCGACAAATGCTCCGGAAGATCTGGCCCGTGCCGTCATGGAAATACTCAGCGATCCGGCAAAAGAACGGGCCATGGGCCGGGCGGCTCTTTTGCTGGCCGAAAACTTCACACCCGACGCCGTAGCCCAGAAGATCGAGCAACTGCTTCGGCAAACGCTGGAAGTCCGACGGCAACACCCATAA
- a CDS encoding 2-oxoacid:acceptor oxidoreductase family protein gives MNSLINQSRPPMFCPGCSHDRSVRALDRALGNLQVGPADVAIVSDIGCSGLFDVFFSTHAFHGLHGRALTYAAGIKLAQPGLKVVVTMGDGGLGIGGAHLLAACRRNLDLTLLVLNNFNFGMTGGQFSCTTPPEAGVGPGFLNCVERPMDVGSVAVAAGAPYVTRCSVHEKDLAAKIQAAIEFEGFSLVDIWGGCPGRYMKRNPASPEHLEARLKELPPLDGPVSKNSRQEYGRRYREYCGSAEFTLDTRGIEPRAVRPFSGRREFVFLGAAGDRIQSAGSLLASAAMHAGLHAAQKNEYNITVLRGPSVSEVILSTEAIDYTGIECPDVVVVLAEEGLGRRKDVIEKISPPCRVIRDSSVEMNLPGEQAHVLDVNFKAYGIKKEEKALSALFLMARLGDMVTNEMLDMALSEEYSGARLESAKDLRNRTSDIPLQLS, from the coding sequence ATGAATAGTCTGATCAATCAAAGCCGACCGCCCATGTTCTGTCCGGGTTGCTCCCACGACCGGAGCGTGCGGGCTCTGGACAGGGCCCTGGGAAATCTTCAGGTGGGACCTGCTGACGTGGCTATCGTGTCCGACATAGGGTGTTCGGGCCTTTTTGACGTGTTTTTCAGCACCCATGCGTTTCACGGACTGCACGGAAGAGCTCTGACCTATGCTGCGGGCATCAAGCTTGCTCAACCCGGTCTGAAGGTAGTGGTCACCATGGGAGACGGAGGATTGGGCATCGGAGGCGCCCACCTGTTGGCGGCCTGCCGCCGGAACCTGGATCTGACTCTCCTGGTGTTGAACAATTTTAATTTCGGTATGACCGGCGGCCAATTTTCGTGCACCACGCCTCCGGAAGCCGGCGTTGGGCCGGGTTTCTTGAACTGTGTCGAGCGCCCCATGGATGTCGGTTCCGTTGCCGTGGCGGCGGGCGCGCCTTACGTTACGAGATGTTCGGTGCACGAGAAAGATCTGGCCGCTAAGATACAAGCGGCAATAGAGTTTGAAGGGTTCTCTCTGGTGGATATATGGGGCGGCTGTCCCGGACGATACATGAAGCGGAATCCCGCTTCACCCGAACATCTCGAAGCCCGGTTGAAGGAACTCCCGCCGCTCGATGGCCCGGTGTCCAAAAATTCCAGGCAGGAATACGGACGCCGGTACCGCGAATATTGCGGTTCAGCCGAGTTTACTTTGGACACTCGGGGGATTGAGCCGAGAGCCGTCCGTCCGTTTTCGGGCCGCCGCGAATTCGTGTTTCTAGGCGCGGCGGGCGATCGTATTCAATCCGCCGGATCATTACTGGCCTCCGCGGCCATGCACGCGGGTCTTCATGCAGCCCAGAAAAACGAGTACAACATTACGGTCTTGCGCGGGCCATCCGTTTCGGAAGTGATCCTTTCCACGGAAGCCATCGATTACACTGGGATAGAGTGTCCCGATGTCGTGGTGGTGCTGGCCGAGGAAGGTTTGGGGCGAAGAAAAGATGTCATCGAAAAGATCTCCCCGCCGTGCCGGGTGATCAGGGACTCGAGTGTGGAGATGAACCTGCCCGGGGAACAGGCTCACGTTCTGGACGTGAACTTCAAAGCCTATGGCATAAAGAAAGAAGAAAAGGCTTTATCGGCGTTGTTTCTGATGGCCCGGTTGGGAGACATGGTAACGAACGAGATGCTCGATATGGCGCTCTCGGAGGAGTATAGCGGAGCCCGACTCGAGAGTGCTAAAGACCTTCGGAATCGAACCTCCGACATTCCGTTGCAGCTATCGTGA
- a CDS encoding aldehyde dehydrogenase family protein yields the protein MKGLFDRLGLSESVSGVGTGTWLQGCGPAVQSVCPIDGQPMGLVRQASEEEYESVVKAAREAFEYWKNLPAPKRGDIIRQIGERVRSRKSDLGALVSLEVGKIRAEGNGEVQEMIDICDFSVGQSRMLYGFTMHSERPGHRMYEQWHPLGPVGVITAFNFPVAVWAWNAMIALAAGNTVIWKPSSKAPLCAVALMNITSEVFKKNGLPDGILNLIVGPRDTIGERLISDRRIPLISATGSVPMGRRIASTVASRLGKTILELGGNNAVIVTPSADLDLAVRAVLFGAVGTAGQRCTTTRRAIVHKDVFEAFSKALEHAYRQVPIGNPLDEGILMGPLIEREALVAMQNALETIERQGGRVLYGGEELSGDAYKGGAYVTPCICEAGPDLPILKEEVFAPILYLIPYETLEEAIHIHNNVPQGLSSAIFTNDLRESERFLSHLGSDCGIANVNVGTSGAEIGGAFGGEKDTGGGRESGSDAWKAYMRRQTNTINWSGELPLAQGIRFEVS from the coding sequence ATGAAAGGATTGTTTGACAGACTGGGTTTGTCCGAATCAGTCTCCGGAGTGGGCACCGGAACCTGGCTGCAGGGGTGCGGTCCCGCAGTTCAATCCGTCTGTCCGATCGACGGCCAGCCCATGGGCCTGGTGCGGCAGGCATCCGAAGAGGAATACGAGAGCGTGGTAAAAGCGGCTCGCGAAGCGTTCGAATACTGGAAAAACCTGCCCGCGCCCAAGCGCGGCGACATCATACGGCAGATCGGCGAGAGAGTCAGAAGTCGAAAGTCCGATCTGGGGGCGCTCGTCAGTCTGGAGGTGGGTAAAATCCGGGCGGAAGGCAATGGGGAAGTCCAGGAAATGATCGATATATGCGACTTCTCCGTGGGACAATCGAGGATGTTGTATGGGTTCACCATGCATAGCGAACGTCCCGGCCATCGCATGTATGAACAATGGCATCCGCTGGGGCCCGTTGGAGTTATTACGGCCTTCAATTTTCCGGTGGCCGTATGGGCCTGGAATGCAATGATCGCCCTGGCCGCCGGGAACACGGTCATCTGGAAGCCTTCCAGTAAAGCGCCCTTATGCGCGGTAGCGTTAATGAACATTACTTCCGAGGTATTCAAGAAGAATGGATTGCCGGACGGCATTCTGAACCTGATCGTCGGCCCTCGAGATACCATAGGAGAACGTCTGATATCGGACCGGCGCATCCCCCTGATTTCAGCCACGGGAAGCGTTCCAATGGGCCGGCGCATTGCGAGCACCGTGGCTTCCCGCCTGGGAAAAACCATACTCGAACTCGGAGGAAACAACGCGGTTATCGTGACTCCGAGCGCGGACCTGGACTTGGCCGTGCGTGCGGTGCTGTTCGGAGCAGTGGGTACGGCCGGACAGAGGTGCACCACCACACGAAGGGCCATCGTGCACAAGGATGTGTTCGAAGCGTTCTCGAAAGCCCTCGAACATGCCTATCGGCAGGTGCCTATCGGAAATCCGCTGGACGAAGGCATCCTCATGGGGCCGTTGATCGAGCGTGAAGCCCTGGTTGCCATGCAAAACGCCCTCGAGACGATCGAACGTCAGGGGGGACGGGTGCTGTATGGGGGAGAGGAATTGAGCGGCGACGCCTATAAGGGTGGAGCCTATGTCACACCCTGCATTTGCGAGGCCGGACCGGATCTCCCGATCCTGAAGGAAGAGGTATTCGCTCCGATTTTGTACCTCATACCGTACGAAACCTTGGAAGAGGCCATTCACATTCATAACAACGTGCCCCAGGGCCTGTCTTCGGCCATTTTCACCAATGATCTCAGGGAATCCGAACGGTTCCTGAGCCACCTTGGAAGCGACTGCGGTATCGCCAACGTGAACGTCGGTACTTCCGGCGCTGAAATCGGCGGGGCCTTCGGTGGGGAGAAAGATACCGGTGGGGGACGGGAATCGGGCTCCGACGCCTGGAAAGCCTACATGCGCCGTCAAACCAACACGATCAACTGGTCCGGGGAATTGCCTCTGGCTCAGGGTATACGATTCGAGGTTTCATGA
- a CDS encoding glycosyltransferase family 4 protein gives MKPIVKILHTEWSRGWGGQEIRIIAECRAFIDKGYRMEIACKSGSRIMKAAKEHGITVHPFPFLSPLDVRTVLLLARFLKKHHVDLVHTHSSVDSWNASLAGRLAGVPVVRSRHLSAPISKSVFSRLLYMGLADRVITSGQVIKDRMIRKNRFNPARIVSVPAGVDERRFRPVSDAEPVRREFGLSPDDFVLGIVAILRSWKGHEILLEASKQLLGRIPNLKVMIVGDGPYRETLVNRTRDLGLESRVIFTGFRKDVPELLGAMNVFALPSTQNEATSQVIPQAMLAGVPAIASSAGGLAEVIDQGRTGFLVPPNDPKSLAEAVYSVFSRPEEAAGMAKAAREAALEKWTFSGMIGKTEAVYQSILDHR, from the coding sequence ATGAAACCCATCGTGAAAATACTGCACACCGAATGGTCCCGTGGCTGGGGCGGCCAGGAAATACGCATTATCGCCGAGTGCCGAGCTTTCATCGATAAGGGCTACCGCATGGAAATAGCTTGCAAGTCCGGCAGTCGAATCATGAAAGCGGCAAAGGAGCACGGCATCACGGTTCATCCGTTCCCTTTTCTGTCCCCACTGGATGTACGCACTGTTCTTCTTCTAGCCCGCTTCCTGAAGAAGCATCATGTGGACCTGGTCCATACACACAGCTCGGTCGATAGTTGGAATGCGTCCTTGGCCGGCAGACTGGCCGGCGTTCCGGTCGTGCGTAGCCGGCATCTTTCCGCGCCCATAAGCAAGAGCGTATTCTCGAGACTGCTGTACATGGGATTGGCGGACCGCGTAATTACCAGCGGCCAGGTCATTAAGGATCGGATGATCCGGAAAAATCGGTTCAATCCGGCGCGCATTGTCTCCGTACCTGCCGGAGTGGATGAACGTCGGTTTCGTCCGGTTTCGGATGCGGAGCCGGTGCGAAGAGAGTTTGGCCTTTCGCCCGATGATTTTGTATTGGGAATCGTTGCCATCCTCAGAAGCTGGAAAGGTCATGAAATTCTTTTGGAGGCCTCCAAGCAACTCCTCGGGCGGATTCCCAACTTGAAAGTCATGATCGTCGGTGACGGCCCATACAGGGAAACACTGGTGAACCGGACTCGTGACCTTGGACTCGAGTCCAGGGTCATATTCACCGGTTTCAGGAAAGATGTGCCCGAACTCCTGGGAGCCATGAACGTGTTCGCTCTTCCTTCCACCCAGAACGAGGCCACTTCGCAGGTGATCCCGCAGGCCATGCTTGCAGGCGTGCCGGCGATCGCTTCCTCGGCCGGGGGGCTGGCCGAAGTTATTGACCAAGGGCGCACCGGATTTCTGGTCCCGCCCAATGATCCGAAATCCCTGGCGGAAGCAGTGTATTCTGTTTTCAGTCGTCCGGAAGAGGCCGCCGGGATGGCCAAGGCCGCCCGCGAAGCAGCGCTGGAAAAATGGACCTTCAGCGGCATGATCGGGAAGACGGAAGCGGTGTATCAGAGCATTTTAGATCATCGTTGA
- a CDS encoding pyruvate flavodoxin/ferredoxin oxidoreductase: MGLRFIDGNEAVVLGALYAGCRFFAGYPITPASSILEGMVEALPPLGGIAVQGEDEIASIGYCLGASMAGMKAMTATSGPGISLYSENISFAIGSEIPIVIVNVMRQGPSTGSATRAADGDIQFMRWGQSGGLPVIVLAPADAHDCFTLTVHAFNLAERFRCPVFLASNKEIGLTRETVQMERLERPEVLNRTRHTSGDFVPFAVHSGRDVPDFLPIGGAVPVRQTSSTHGKDGYITVDPEEIQASMERLKKKVESQVDAFTFFDLEQRERSKTLVITYGATSRAVRAACRRLDDRGIPVSLLVLKTLWPVPERLIARVAKENEGRILVVEMNLGQYVSEIQRIVCDRKVDFLGRMCGRLISPDEIMWELLDE; this comes from the coding sequence ATGGGACTCAGGTTCATAGACGGGAACGAGGCCGTTGTTCTGGGCGCTTTGTATGCGGGGTGTCGGTTCTTTGCCGGGTATCCCATCACTCCGGCGAGCTCGATACTCGAAGGCATGGTCGAGGCGCTACCACCTTTGGGAGGCATTGCCGTCCAGGGGGAAGACGAGATCGCTTCCATCGGATACTGTCTGGGAGCCTCGATGGCGGGCATGAAGGCCATGACGGCCACGTCGGGTCCAGGCATCAGTTTGTACAGCGAAAACATCTCGTTTGCCATAGGCAGCGAAATTCCCATTGTGATTGTTAACGTGATGCGACAAGGACCATCCACCGGATCGGCAACCAGGGCTGCGGACGGCGATATTCAATTTATGCGCTGGGGACAAAGCGGCGGTCTGCCCGTCATTGTCCTGGCTCCCGCGGATGCGCACGATTGTTTCACTCTGACCGTTCACGCGTTTAACCTTGCGGAACGATTTCGATGTCCGGTGTTTCTGGCGTCCAACAAGGAAATCGGTCTGACCCGGGAAACGGTTCAAATGGAGCGTCTGGAAAGACCCGAAGTGCTGAATAGAACCCGGCACACGTCCGGCGACTTCGTTCCGTTCGCGGTTCATTCCGGCCGAGATGTACCGGATTTCCTCCCTATAGGGGGCGCCGTACCGGTCCGTCAGACATCCTCGACTCACGGGAAAGACGGCTACATAACGGTGGATCCGGAAGAGATTCAGGCCTCCATGGAGCGACTCAAGAAGAAAGTGGAGTCCCAGGTGGATGCCTTCACGTTCTTCGATCTGGAGCAGCGGGAACGCTCGAAGACTCTGGTCATCACCTATGGAGCAACGAGTCGGGCTGTTCGCGCGGCTTGCAGGCGTCTGGACGATCGAGGCATTCCCGTTTCGCTCCTCGTACTTAAGACGCTCTGGCCCGTACCGGAACGGTTGATCGCCCGAGTAGCGAAGGAAAACGAAGGTCGAATCCTCGTCGTGGAAATGAATCTGGGTCAGTACGTTTCTGAAATCCAAAGGATAGTGTGCGACAGGAAGGTGGACTTTCTTGGAAGAATGTGCGGCCGGTTGATTTCTCCGGACGAGATTATGTGGGAACTATTGGATGAATAG
- a CDS encoding glycosyltransferase: MSTDVSGRLAGLNPVLSVGRVVFASTLMVTLLIDMTFLRDLCLGGLAVLLIIESVKRRTLSLRSTPLDLPLLLYTLAALLSLLSATDPAYSFVEIRGEIFRNVLLFYLLVNSLRSEREVIPVCCALLGIGIVVMAYGIFDFFGHDGSLVSVVPYRAESFFHDFQYYGTMLIMISPFFLMLSLIKRKWYTILPSLLGAGALGFSVYITHVRWVGIVFLLQLILIAFVMFPRKRVLLLISLGVIALTLAVPKQFWRHDLSMSTVKSSTHARVILYTFSLEKIAKHPFKGIGFGRHSFGKAYPEFVDKYLVTMWHAHNLYLNAPLQMGILGLVALLFLFYRILRTWWPKPAAEERSVFARYFHYAVFVMAVSFFFRHLADDLFVDIPLNLFWVFLGVSYCLLPTSSLPAEAPDVHWNEPSFPHEPDRIRVMYVFAALPVGGAEKLLYSELQGMDTRRFQPMVCCLSKKGPMGEQIEASGVPVVALNRMKHKRFDLQMIRILKDLMLRERIQVVHTHLYDGGRYGRLAAWRCGVPCVVATFHNVYVRRRPRIHLINRMLGHITDRIIAVSSSVKNDLIRFDRLPPEKIQVLHNTIDLKAFQEPYDRQAVRRAYGINDTDIVVGWVARLAKQKGHGFLFEAIQLMSESYPNLRLLLVGDGPLKQWLVEKARDLAIEERVVFTGTSHQVPELMSAMDVFVLPSLWEGLPLVIGEAMAAGVPVVGTDVGGVGELVIDGETGYLIPPGQPQAIREAVESVLEQPDRTRVMVENARKHVEKLFSTSDHTSRLHDLYMEILCSKGFHRPDAECTDGP; encoded by the coding sequence TTGAGCACAGATGTATCCGGCCGTTTGGCCGGTTTAAATCCGGTCCTGTCCGTTGGAAGGGTGGTTTTCGCTTCCACGTTGATGGTGACGCTACTGATCGACATGACGTTCTTGCGAGACCTGTGTCTTGGAGGACTTGCAGTCCTGTTGATTATAGAATCCGTGAAAAGACGCACCCTGTCGCTTCGCTCGACGCCACTCGATCTTCCTCTATTGCTTTACACACTGGCGGCTCTGCTCTCGCTGCTGTCCGCTACGGATCCCGCCTATTCCTTCGTGGAAATTCGTGGCGAAATCTTTCGAAACGTTTTGCTTTTCTATCTCCTTGTGAACAGCCTCCGTTCTGAACGGGAGGTGATTCCCGTATGCTGCGCCTTGTTAGGTATAGGAATCGTAGTGATGGCGTACGGGATATTCGACTTCTTCGGGCACGACGGGTCCCTCGTCAGTGTGGTGCCTTATCGGGCCGAATCGTTCTTTCATGATTTCCAGTACTACGGCACCATGCTCATCATGATTTCGCCTTTCTTCCTGATGTTGTCCCTAATAAAGAGGAAATGGTACACGATTCTGCCTTCGCTGCTGGGCGCGGGAGCTCTCGGCTTCTCCGTTTACATTACGCACGTGCGATGGGTCGGGATTGTCTTTTTATTGCAGTTGATCCTCATCGCATTTGTGATGTTCCCTCGAAAACGAGTCCTGCTGCTGATCAGCCTGGGCGTTATCGCTCTAACGTTGGCCGTGCCAAAGCAATTCTGGCGCCACGATTTGAGTATGTCCACGGTGAAAAGCTCCACCCATGCACGTGTGATTCTGTACACGTTTTCCCTGGAAAAAATCGCAAAGCATCCGTTCAAGGGAATCGGCTTCGGGAGGCACTCGTTCGGGAAAGCGTATCCGGAGTTCGTGGATAAGTATCTGGTAACCATGTGGCATGCACACAATCTTTATCTGAATGCTCCCTTGCAGATGGGCATCCTAGGCCTCGTGGCTTTGCTTTTTCTGTTCTATCGGATCCTCCGGACATGGTGGCCGAAGCCGGCTGCCGAAGAAAGAAGCGTATTCGCAAGGTACTTTCATTACGCCGTGTTCGTAATGGCTGTGAGCTTTTTTTTCAGGCATCTTGCCGACGACCTGTTTGTGGATATCCCACTAAACCTGTTCTGGGTTTTCTTGGGTGTGTCCTATTGTCTTCTGCCGACTAGCTCTCTTCCCGCCGAGGCGCCCGACGTACATTGGAATGAACCATCGTTCCCCCACGAGCCGGATCGTATCCGGGTCATGTACGTGTTCGCCGCCTTGCCGGTAGGAGGCGCGGAAAAGCTGCTGTATTCCGAACTGCAGGGGATGGATACCCGTCGATTCCAGCCCATGGTTTGTTGCCTCAGCAAGAAGGGGCCCATGGGCGAGCAGATTGAAGCTTCGGGAGTTCCCGTGGTGGCCTTGAATCGCATGAAACACAAGCGATTCGATCTGCAAATGATTCGTATTCTAAAAGACCTCATGCTGCGGGAGCGGATTCAGGTCGTCCACACACACCTTTACGACGGAGGCAGATACGGGCGTCTGGCCGCCTGGCGTTGCGGAGTACCGTGTGTGGTGGCCACGTTTCATAACGTATATGTACGTCGCCGTCCGAGAATTCATCTGATCAATCGCATGCTGGGGCACATTACCGACAGGATCATTGCCGTGTCCAGTTCGGTGAAAAACGATTTGATACGATTCGACCGGCTGCCTCCGGAGAAGATACAGGTGTTACACAACACCATCGACCTCAAGGCGTTTCAAGAACCATACGACCGGCAAGCCGTTCGGCGAGCATACGGCATCAATGATACGGACATCGTCGTGGGGTGGGTGGCCCGATTGGCAAAGCAAAAAGGCCATGGGTTTTTATTCGAAGCCATCCAATTGATGTCCGAATCTTACCCCAACCTTCGGCTCTTGCTCGTGGGAGACGGCCCCCTGAAACAGTGGTTGGTGGAAAAGGCCCGGGATCTGGCAATCGAAGAACGCGTTGTTTTCACCGGCACCAGCCATCAGGTTCCTGAACTGATGAGCGCCATGGATGTGTTCGTCTTGCCGTCTCTCTGGGAAGGCTTGCCCCTGGTGATTGGGGAGGCTATGGCCGCCGGTGTTCCCGTGGTCGGAACGGACGTGGGCGGCGTGGGCGAGTTGGTCATTGACGGCGAGACGGGCTATCTGATCCCGCCGGGGCAGCCTCAAGCGATTCGTGAAGCCGTGGAATCGGTATTGGAGCAACCGGATCGCACACGAGTCATGGTGGAAAATGCCAGAAAACACGTAGAGAAGCTCTTTTCAACCTCTGATCATACGAGTCGCCTCCACGATCTGTATATGGAGATTCTCTGTTCAAAAGGCTTTCACCGTCCCGATGCGGAATGCACAGACGGACCCTAA
- a CDS encoding Trm112 family protein, with the protein MAIRKELLEILACPKCKGPLTLTESGNGLLCPTCKLLYEIKDDIPIMLIDQAKPVS; encoded by the coding sequence ATGGCTATCCGTAAGGAATTGCTTGAAATCCTCGCGTGCCCCAAGTGCAAGGGACCGCTGACTTTGACGGAATCGGGAAACGGGCTGCTTTGCCCGACGTGTAAGCTCCTGTATGAAATCAAAGACGACATCCCGATCATGCTCATTGACCAAGCCAAGCCTGTCTCCTAG